GGGAGATATCCAAAGTTTCTTCGCAGGTTTTTTTCAAGAATTCACGGTCATGGGAAATTATCAAAAAGCTGCCTTTATAGGATTGCAGATAATTCTGCAAGAGCAATAAAGTGCTTAAGTCCAGATAGTTGGTCGGCTCGTCTAAAAGAAATAAATTCGGGTTAGCCAAAAGCATCGCCGTTATTTTCAGGCGCATCCGCCAGCCGCCGGACAAGCCTTTTGCTTTCTGATTAAGTTTTTCTTCGTCCAGCTGAAATTTCGAAGCCAATTTTCTGATCGTCCAAACTTCTTGCTCGCACGAGCGTTTCAGGTATTCCAGCGCGCTTTCAGTTTCATTAAAATCATCTTCTTGTTTCAAGTAGCCGATCCGCGCTTCGGTGCCGATGATTATTTTTCCTTCATCCGCTTCTTCTTCGCCGGTCAAAATCCGAAACAGCGTTGATTTGCCCGCGCCGTTGCGGCCGACGACGCCGATCTTCTGCCGCGACTGTACAGCAAAAGTCAGGCCAGAGAAAATTTTCTGGCCTGAATATGTTTTGCTCAAATTCGTGGCTTGAAGGAGTATGGGCATTGCCTTATATTTTTCCTTTGGTTGAAGGAATAAATCCTTTTAAGCTCGGATTTTTTTCGATTGCGGCGCGCAGGGCGCGGCCAAAAGCTTTGAAGATCGCTTCGGCCCGGTGGTGCTCGTTTTTTCCGTAGCGCAAATTGATATGGATATTGCAGCCAAGATTATTAGCCAGCGCGCGGAAAAATTCTTCCAAGACTTCAGTCGGCAGTTCGCCGATCTTTTCGCGCTTGAATTTCGCGTTCCAAACCAAAAATGGCCGGCCGCTCAAATCTATCGCTGCTTCGGCCAGGGTTTCGTCCATCGGCAAAGTGAAGCCATAGCGTTCCAATCCTTTTTTATCTCCCAGAGCTTTTTTGATGGCCAATCCAAGGGTTATGCCAACATCCTCGATTAAATGGTGTTCATCGACTTCCAAATCGCCCTTAGCTTTGATTTTCAGATCCAATAGCGCGTTATAAGCCAAAAGCGTTAAAAGATGGTCGAACATCCCCAGTCCCGTTTTGATTTCAGTTTTGCCTTTGCCGCGCAAAGCCAGCCAAATTTCAATTTTAGTCTCTTTGGTTTTGCGTAAAAGATAAATAGTTTTACTTTTCATAGTTATTGATAAAATTTAACTCTTTACTGATGGTATTTTCAATGTCGTTAATCATGATTCCTTCCAGAATTTTTGGTTGCGGTAATTTTAATTCAAGCATTTGAACGATAGCTTCGCGGTTGCGGGCAAGATGTGCTGGAACATGAATTTCGCCTTGGCTTTCACCGCTGACATGCAAATGATTCAGCCGGACTCCCATTGTTTCGATGAATTTTTTAGCCAGTTCCATAGTCGGATCATGCTCAAAAGCATGCTGCAGATCCAAAACAAAACCAAAATCGCACTTTTTTTTCAATTCTTCAAAATCTTCCGGGCATATTCCGAATTTTTTCCGCTTATCAGTATTTTCCAGTAAAAAGGGGAGTCCGGATCGCTTTAAGATTTCAAAATCGTCGATAAGATGCGGATGAAGAACTATTCCCTTGATCGGTAGCTTGGCGCGGATTGTTTTGAGTTTTTCAATGATTTTTTCCGTTTCCGGGCTGACAGAATAATTTATTTCTTTCCACGGGGCATGGATCGAGATAAAATCGAATTTCTTCGCGGCGCTTATCAGTTCCTTGGTTATCTCAGTATTAAAAAATTCCGCCGGCGTCGCGAAACTTAATTCAATGGCGTTGGCGCCGCAAGAATGATATAGTTCGGCTATTTCGCTCATCGGCATTTTTGAGCGATACAGGCATCCGGTGCTGAAACCGACTGGTCCATTGGTTTTTTTAGGTTCTTTATTTTTCATCATTAATTTATTTGGGCAAAGAGCACTACGTAATTTTTTCCATAGGCCTTGGCGCATTTCGGACAAGTGGTATAAGAGAAATATAATTTTTTTATTTCTTTGCCCTTGCTTTTGACATATCCTTCCATTTCTTTGGCCCATTTGCCGGCATTCTGATACGGCCCCTCGAAAACTTTGGTGAGAAAAGTGCCTGAAAGCGCGGCCATTTGCGCGCCCGTGACATCCTTGGCAACATCGATATAAATATCCGCGCCCCAGAGTGATTTTTCATCGGTGAGCATTAATTGGTGCGGAGCTTTGGCGCCGGCCTTTTCGATCAAAGTTAAATTTTTGACTACCTTTGCCCCGAAGTTAAGGGGAATGTGCAAAAAGCTGGTGACATGGTCTTTGACGAAAATTTTGTTCTGCCAGGTAATTTCCTTATCCTGCCATGGCTCGGGATTGAACGGCTCGCAGCAGCCGGTCGGCTTGATTGTTTGGTTGTCCATAGTTTTATTATTTTAATTTTAAATTTTTTTGTCATCCTGAGCGCCGCGCGAAGGATCTATTATCCGAGACGTTATTTACTTGTCCTTAAGAATTAGAAAAAAATTATAGAAATTAATCGATAAAAATTTTGGCTTAGCAAATTTTAAGTTCCTGCAAGATAGATCCTTCGCCAGGGGCTCAGGATGACAAAGAAAAGGGATTGTTGGCGTCATTTTGCGGCAGAGTCCCTTTTAGGAGACTCTGCCGGAGCCAAAAATTAACCGACTCTTCCCCGATTTTTAATGGCGCTTAAATGTTCCCTTGCTCCATCCCCGTGCCATTTCCGTTGATCCCGTCATAAACCCGAACCCCGTTATTCCGTCCTTCATCGATTCCTCCATTATTTTTTTCAAATTCGGTGATAAGTTTGCTAAAGACTTCGCTAGCTCCTTCTCTTGTTTCTGCTCCAACGAAATCTCTTTTTCCTCTGTAGATTTTTTTAACATAATTTTTAAGTCAATTTTTTTATTAATTAATTTTTCTAACTTATCAAAAATAATTCCCGCAATATTTTTTTCGTTATCCTTATATAAAGTTTTAAATTGGGAGTCATTATCTTCAAGTATCCTCTTTATTTCTTGCGCAGTTTATGCAGCTACGGGTGCCGCGGGGCTACGCCACTAAGGCACTTCCTGGGAAATTATCTAATAAGTCTTAACAAAACATAGATAGCGGCAACTATTATAAGTATAACCCCTGTATTTTTCCAAAAATTTAATTGTTTCCACGCGCTTATGTTATTTGTTATATGATTTTCAAATTTTTCAGACAATATCTTTAAAAAATAATTAATTGGATAACCGTAAATAATGGGCGTGCCTAAAACATCGTTGGACTGCCAAATAAAATAGACTAAATTATTTTTGTGTCTCCAAGGAATTGCATACCATTCCCAAATTTGTGTTGCTAGATTTTTACGATTTAAGTTTTTGTACATATTTTCTATCCCCTTGATTGTTGTACCTTTTTGCCAATTTGTTAATTCAGTCGGAACTTTATATTCTTCTAACAGTTTTTCAATTAGCAGAATTTCTTCAAAATAATCTTTTTGAACGTCTTTGTTGTTATTCGGAGAGGGTATGCCATAATCAGACATTAATCTTTCAGAATAATCTGGCGCGGAAAATTCACGAAGGCATGCTGTGGTTAGAGGATAAGAAGAATGATTGGAAAAACGAAATTGACCGTCCTCTAATTTTGCAATCATCACATCGATAAGTGGGCCGAAATTTTTTAAATTTAATGATTTGTTTGTTTTCATGATGTTGTTGTTTGGCACCGTCAGAGTCTCTCGTTAGGTGACGCTGACGCGGTTAGTTCAAGAGCCCCTTTTAGAAGACTCTGCCGGAGCCAAAATTTCTTTGATTGGCTTAATATTTAGAAATTTATATAAACTTGGACGAATCCATTTAAATAACGTATCCAAATAACCCGATATTTGCTCATTGTTACCTCGAGCCATCTCTATCCAATGTTTACGCCCAGCTTCAAAAGACTCCTCTTTTCTTTTTTCAAATTTCGCTAAAAGCTCTGGCTTGCGTTCTTGGTTCAAAATTGCATTAAATGCGGGATTTAAAAATATTTTCAAAGCTTCATGTGCATTTTCCGCCTTAAGCAGATCCCCGTCAAAAAATCTCATCCCTTGATGGTGGTGGGGATTACGGTTTTTTGATACCTCTGTAAATACTTCCTCCGTCTTATCTACCCCTGCTTTAAAAAAAATATTTATCTCATTTTTATTGGTTGCTATCTTTTTAATATCATTTTTTATCTTGTCAAGCAAAACTTTAATTTTATTTTTAAGTATGGTCATGTCTTGAAGATATGCGTGAATATGATGATTGAGCGCTTCAAATTTTTCTATCTTTTCAGTGGATGGATAAAATTCTTCGAAATATAATACATATTTCAGTGTTTTTTGCCAAAAATACCTAACATTAGAAAATAATTCTATATACCTTTTTATTATTTTCCTATCTACTCGTGAAACATTGATAAGGCGCGAATACTTTTCTAAAAGCATTTGCGGGTCTTGATAAACAGCGAGGTCTGCCATAATCTCTTCAACAGCGTGCTGTTTATCTATCATAATAGTTTTAGTTGTTTGTGTTTGTTCCTCCATACAACCTTATTCTATAACGTTAGTTCCGTCACGGTCTCGCCTCGGACTGCGATGGAATGACTGGCAATCCAGTTAGAGTCCGCTAATCGCGAGACTGTTGTGGGGTCAAAAATAGAATTATTTATTTTCTAATTTGTAATTATTTTATTTTTTATGGGGCCGGACAAAATCGGTTGCAAATTTTGCAAAAATTGCGTCACCAATTAGGTCGGGTGGTTCTTCGCTATAATTTTCAAGTGTTTTATCAACTTTATTAAATAATTCGACTAGTTCTTTTGATTTTTTTCTATTAAACACGTTAAGCATCGCTTGCGCTGCAGGTTTCAATTTTTCTTTGTCGGTTTTTGTGAAAGACGGGTTTTTTTCTTCATGGCTTATCATTTCTTCAAGTAGAGATTCCAAGTCAGCCACTTTTCGCTCTATTATAAATTTTCGCGCCTCATTTTCTCCCATGTTTAAAATTTCCTCGTATACCGGATACTTTTTGGGCTGACTTTTAAAACTTCCTTTCAAAATTAAATTATGCTTTTTCCAGCCAAATGTATAAAAAATTAGTATAGCGGGTATTAAAAATAACAAAACTACTGGAATATCAAATTGCGAATAGGATTCAAGTGCAGGGGATATGTCAAAAAGCCAGAAAATTATTCCAAATACCCAAAGGGTGATAAGCTGACCTTTTGTTATGCCGTATATTTTCATAAGAGATTAAATTTTAAAATTAAATAATTAGTAATTTAAAATTGAAAAAGCTGGATTCCCGCCTGCACGGGAATGACGAAATAAAAAAGGATGTTAGACACTAAGTACCTGATTGACTAATTAACTAATCAACCGAGCCACTATTTCCTGCACCTTTTTCGGGTTGGCCTTTCCCTTGGTTTCCGCCATAACCTTGCCAACTAAAAACTGGGCGACCGTGGTCTTGCCGGCTTTGTATTGGGCGACCTGGTCGGGGTTGGCCGCGAGGACGGAATTGACGACGGCTTCAAGCATAACTGTGTCGTCCATCTGCTGGAGGCCGAGATCGTCCATAATATTGGTCGGGTCGCCGCCTTTCTCATACATTACGCCTAAGATTGTTTGCGCGGCAGAAGAATTTATCTTGTCTTGATAGACTAAGGTCATCAGCTCGGCAAAGTTTTCCGCAGTGATCTTAATATCGCGGATGGTCTGGTTATTGGCGTTCAAGTGCTTGAACAATTCAGAAATCAGCCAGTTGGAAGTCAATTTGGATAATTTATTTTTCTGCCGTTCCCAGGTATCGCCGGTGGAATCAATCCATTCTTCAAGTTCGGAAACGACATGCTCGGCATAATCAGCCAAAGGCTTATCGGAAATCAAAATTTCGGCTGTGGTGCCGTCAAAGCCGTATTCGCTCATCAGGCGAACCTTTTTTTCGCTCGGCAATTCGATCAGCTTGGCTTTTATCTCATCGATCATCGCGCTGGTGAATTTCAGCGGGGGAATATCCGGTTCGGGGAAGTAGCGATAATCGGCCGAAGTTTCCTTGAAGCGCTGATGGACGGTCTTGCCGGAATTTTCGTCCCAGCCGCGGGTTTCTTGGCGCAGACCTTCCCCAGAACCACCCCTAGCCCCTCCTTCGGAAGGAGGGGAACTTAGAACTTTTTTCTGGCGTTCAATTTCATACAAGATGGCTTTTTCGACGGCGCGGAAAGAATTGATATTTTTTATTTCAATTTTGGGATTTAACTTGTAATCGCCGACCGGTTTGATCAAGCCGTCTTCATAAACCCATTTGCCTTTTTCCTGAAGGGAAATATTGGCCTCGCAGCGCATTTCGCCCTGTTCCATATCGGCCGAGGAAACATCAAGATAGCGCAAAACCTGCTGGTAGCGCTGGCAGAATTTTTTGGCCATTTCCGCGGTATGGATGACCGGCTCGGTAACTAATTCGACCAACGGCGTGCCGGCGCGGTTCAAATCGACCAAGGAATAATCCTTGCCGGCCAGATGCATTGATTTGCCCGTATCTTCTTCGAGATGAATGCGCGTAATGGCGATATTTTCCCCGTCAATATTCAGATGGCCGTCATAGCAGAAAGGCAATTCGAATTGCGAGATCTGATAGCCCTTGGGAAGATCGGGATAAAAATAATTCTTGCGGTCGAATTTGGAAAGCTCATTGATCTTGCAATGCAAACCAAGACCAAGAAGGATCGTCCATTCGATCGCTTGCTGGTTGGGGTAGGGAAGCGTGCCGGGGTGCCCCAGGCAGATCGGGCAGGTTTTGGTATTCGGTTCCGCGCCCCTGGCATTATTATCGCAGCGGCAGAACATTTTTGATTTGGTTTTGAGCTCGGCGTGGATCTCCATGCCGATTATCACATCGTAGTCCATATAGATAAGTTAAAAGTTAAAAGTGAAAAGTTAAAAATAACTATCGATTTCCGCCCTCGCCGTGCAACACGTTTCTAGTCTTTCGGTCCCTGATCTTTGCAATATTATTTTGAGCTATTTCTTCAAGCGACATTCCAAGTTCGGCAGTGATTTGGGAAAGATACCAGAGCGTGTCGCCGAGTTCGATGGCAATCGCCGTTTTGTCTTGGGGTGAAATTAAACTGCTCTTATCGCGGACAATTTTTTTGAAGATTTCGGCAACCTCGCCGCTTTCGCCGCATAATCCCAGGACTGGATAAATATAATTATTGCCGAGATTAGGATAAATGGCGGTCTGGCGTGATTTTTCCTGGTATTCTTGAAAAGTCATAAAGGCTTTCGATTAAATAGGTTATATCTAATTTTAACTCTTGGCGGGGTAAAAATCAAGCGAAGATTTGATAATTTTTATCGCCGGAATATTAAAAAACCGCACTTATTTATGTGCGGTTTTGACAGCGGGAATAATAATTGTTTCGGCCAAAATGATATAAATACCCAGGCAAACGAAAGTGACCAACTCATTAAAGACCATGATAATCGGGCCTTTCATTAGGAAAAAATGCATCAGCAAAGATCCGAAAAGCATAGTCAAAATTAACGCCGCAACCCAGACGGATAGCTGCCACAACCTGATCGCTGGTGATTGTTTTTTGAATCTCGGGCGGAGAAATTTGTTTTTCAACATCATTCCGGTCATAATGACCGCGCCGATAGCAACCAGGGCTATTTTATCGTAGCCAATCTTAGCTAAAGGCATTTTTTCCACAAAATAATGCCAGAAAATCGCGGCGCTAGACAACCAAACAATCAAAAAAATAAAGCCGAAAATCAAGAATTTTGGGCGCTGGCTGGCGGTAAGATGTTCCATTTTTTCTCCTTAATAAAAGGGCGAGTGATGAAGTTTAATTATATTACCGCATCTATTTTTTTTTGCAAGTCTTTCAAGCTGCTTTCGTTAATAACCGGGTAATCAGCCATGGCGATCGGGCCGCCTTTTTCGATATTTTCTATTTCCGAATAATCGCGGGTCTTGAATTCGGCAAAATTCTTCATCGGCCGCTCGTTCTTTCTGGCTTTTAGCCGCTTGAAGCGGATGGCGGGGGAGGCGATAGCGGCAACGACTTTGAATTTATCGCCGAATTTTTCTTTGAATATTTTATACTCCGACCAGCTGTATAAGCTTTCAACTATCACACCCTGATTTTTTTTCAAGAGCGCGGTGATTTTCGGCAAGGATAATTTCGCATAAGCGCCCATCCCGCCGTTTTCGCGGCGGATCTGTTCGCGGGCTTTTTTCTCATTGGCATAATTGACTGGAATTTTTCTTTTTTTCATCCATTCGAAAGTAATTGCGCCAAGATAAACCACCGGCCAATTTAATTTCTTGACCAGATATTTTACCACCTCGCTTTTGCCTGAACCAGCCATCCCTACAACAGATAATATTAGCTTATTTTTCATAATTATTGATAATTATTTCCGCTAGGTATTGACAATTAGTTTTAATTGTGATACTATTAGACTACGATTACAGATTGAACTTTTCTTAAGTTGGCCAGTGTCAAACACAGCAAAATGAATTTACAACAAAAACTGGCAAACGCGCCGTGACGACATCCGCCTTTGGCGGAACCCTGATTGCTTGCAAGCCGTCTTCAAGGCCTGCAAAACAATCAGGGAGCTCGTCGCGGATCCATTTTGAGCGGACACCGGAAAGGACAACCAAATGTTCTAACCATCATCGTCCGCTCGTAATGCACGTAGCGTCGCACCAGTGCTATACCGCACGATTTTTGCTTCACAACTCTCAAGGAGTTGCGTAAGCTAATTCGTTGCGGAAGGCATCTCGAGGGTAGCTGGAATGCCACCATTAGCCATTCTTAGGGAATGGACCGAGATCGCGCGGGACGAAGAAGCACTACACGCTCGTGCTTACACAAGGGGGTGGGGAATACGATCATCGTATTTCTCCACCCCTTTTTTTATGCGCAAGCCGCCAGAGGCTATCCCGCACCTTTTGAGAAGAATATTTTTTTAAAAAGCATAAAATTATCGTCACCTAAAAATCCAGTAAAAACGCAATATTCAAAAGGTGCGGGAGACGCCGAGTGGCGGATCGCATAACCCCGCCCAGCTTTTTAAATTTAAGCAAAACTATTTCATTATAATACTAATTTTTGAAGAAAATTTTTTAACAAGCTTGGGCGGGGTAACTTTTTTTGGATATCTATTTTTTAAGTTCGGCAAATTTAAATTTAATCCCGTTTTCTTCTTTTAACTCACCATCTGAAATGATTTTGAATTCGGAATAGTCAGGGAAAAAAGTATCGGCTTCCGGCGCGTCATCAACTAAAGTTAGATATAGTTTATCGGCATAAGGCAAAAATTGCTTGTAGATCGACGCGCCGCCGATAATAAACACCTCTTCCGGGGTGTTTTTATATTTTTCCGCGATCGCCTTAAGGTCAAAAGAAATCTCGCAGCCCGGAGCTTGCAAATTTTTATCCAAAGTCAAAACAATATTTCTTCGACCCGGCAATGGCTTGATGAAAAGCGAATGATAGGTCGTCTCGCCCATAATCACGGTTTTGCCGCGCGTGGTTTCGACAAAATGCTTCATATCGCCTTTCAAATCCCAAAGCAATCTGTTCTTAAAGCCGATCTCTCGGTTGCGCCCGACAGCGCAGATCATGGAAATCATTAGTGATTGGTTAATTAGTATATTAGTTAATTAGTTTACTGCTCGAATCATATAAACCATTATAATGATTTTAATGGTTAACCTTACAACTGATTGACTAATCAACTAATTGACTAGTTAATTATCTATTTTAATTTTTTCTCAAAATAATACATTTCCTTGCCCATGTCGAGCTGGTGCTTGGCGCAGAAACTACGCATTATTTTATTATCAGCTTGAGTAATACCGGCAACCGCATTGATTTTTTTCTTCTTTAATATTTTTTCGCAAGCTTGATAAAGCTGGCCACCGATCCCTTTACGCCTATAACCCGAGACAATAGCGATATCAGTAAGATGCGAAAATTTTTTCTTCAAATATATTTCCAAGGTTATTACGCCGATAATCTCCTTGCCGTCAACAGCAACTAAAACACAATTTTCCCGCGTGTCGCGGATGCAATCGGTTACATAATTTTTGGTATATTCCGCGTCAACGTGATGCCGGGAGCCTTGCAGTTCCGGCGTCTGGCGCAAAATTTTAAGAATTTTGTCGCTGTCGCTGATCTTTGCCTTTCTGATTTTAAGCATAATTATTTTTTATAATTTTTTGGCCTTCTCTAAAAGTTCGTTGAAGTATCTTTTCCCCGCAGTTGTTTTAATAAAAGGAATTCGGTCGCGAGGTAAAATTTCATTGATAAATCTTAAGCGATTTTTTTTATCAAAACTTGGCGGACAATTTTCCCAGTCGATTTGCCCCAACCCGTCAGCTTCCAAAATTAATTGGCGATCGGGTTCGGTAATATTTTTGTGTTTATCGTGGTTGGCGATTAAATAGCAAATTCTTTTTAATTCTTCCGGGGTGAAATATTTCAGGCCGGAGAGAAAATTCAAAGCGTTTCCCGCGCCTTGTTCGGCATGTCCTTTTTTAGCATCCATCACTTCATCTAAACCATAGGATTTGCCTAGATTTTCATAGCCGGTATCATGAAAATAGATGGCAGGAATTAAAATTCGCTCATCGCCACCTTCGGCCGCAATCAATTTTTTCATCCATTTCACCGCGCACAAAGTATGCCGGGTATCCCAATTTGTCCGGCCGACCGAAGTCAGCCTGATCATTTCCTCTTTAATTTTTTCCTCTATTTTTGCATCAAGTTGCATGATATTTCTTTCCCGGGAAACAAAAAAATAAATTTGAAATCTCTTTTTTCTGCTCTCTGCTCTCCGAGCTGATTTAAAATCCCCCGATGTTGGCGATTTCCGCCTTGATCGCCGGATGAGGATTATAATCAATTATTTCAATGTCTTCATATTTGAAGTCGTCGATATTTTTTATGGCCGGATTAAGTTTAATTTTCGGCAATGGTTTTGGGTCGCGGGAAAGCTGCAGCTTGGCTTGCTTGAAATGGTTGGAATAAAGATGAACGTCGCCAAAAGTATGCACGAATTCGCCCGGTTCCAATCCGGTAACTTGGGCGACCATCAAAAGTAATAAGGCATAACCGGCAATATTAAAGGGTACGCCCAAAAAAGTATCGGCACTTCGCTGATAAAGTCCAAGGTTGAGACGGTTGCCGTGGGTGACAGCGAATTGATAGGTCGTGTGACAAAACGGCGGAACCTCGTTTTTATTTTTTTCCGAGGCCATAGTATAAATAAAATCCGGATTCCAAGCTGAGACCACGTATGATTTACGGAATGGTTTATTTTTTAAGCCTTCAATGCACCAGCCAAGCTGATCGA
Above is a window of Patescibacteria group bacterium DNA encoding:
- a CDS encoding ATP-binding cassette domain-containing protein — protein: MPILLQATNLSKTYSGQKIFSGLTFAVQSRQKIGVVGRNGAGKSTLFRILTGEEEADEGKIIIGTEARIGYLKQEDDFNETESALEYLKRSCEQEVWTIRKLASKFQLDEEKLNQKAKGLSGGWRMRLKITAMLLANPNLFLLDEPTNYLDLSTLLLLQNYLQSYKGSFLIISHDREFLKKTCEETLDIS
- the hisB gene encoding imidazoleglycerol-phosphate dehydratase HisB: MKSKTIYLLRKTKETKIEIWLALRGKGKTEIKTGLGMFDHLLTLLAYNALLDLKIKAKGDLEVDEHHLIEDVGITLGLAIKKALGDKKGLERYGFTLPMDETLAEAAIDLSGRPFLVWNAKFKREKIGELPTEVLEEFFRALANNLGCNIHINLRYGKNEHHRAEAIFKAFGRALRAAIEKNPSLKGFIPSTKGKI
- the gatB gene encoding Asp-tRNA(Asn)/Glu-tRNA(Gln) amidotransferase subunit GatB, whose amino-acid sequence is MDYDVIIGMEIHAELKTKSKMFCRCDNNARGAEPNTKTCPICLGHPGTLPYPNQQAIEWTILLGLGLHCKINELSKFDRKNYFYPDLPKGYQISQFELPFCYDGHLNIDGENIAITRIHLEEDTGKSMHLAGKDYSLVDLNRAGTPLVELVTEPVIHTAEMAKKFCQRYQQVLRYLDVSSADMEQGEMRCEANISLQEKGKWVYEDGLIKPVGDYKLNPKIEIKNINSFRAVEKAILYEIERQKKVLSSPPSEGGARGGSGEGLRQETRGWDENSGKTVHQRFKETSADYRYFPEPDIPPLKFTSAMIDEIKAKLIELPSEKKVRLMSEYGFDGTTAEILISDKPLADYAEHVVSELEEWIDSTGDTWERQKNKLSKLTSNWLISELFKHLNANNQTIRDIKITAENFAELMTLVYQDKINSSAAQTILGVMYEKGGDPTNIMDDLGLQQMDDTVMLEAVVNSVLAANPDQVAQYKAGKTTVAQFLVGKVMAETKGKANPKKVQEIVARLIS
- a CDS encoding nucleoside triphosphate pyrophosphohydrolase family protein — protein: MTFQEYQEKSRQTAIYPNLGNNYIYPVLGLCGESGEVAEIFKKIVRDKSSLISPQDKTAIAIELGDTLWYLSQITAELGMSLEEIAQNNIAKIRDRKTRNVLHGEGGNR
- a CDS encoding AAA family ATPase, with product MKNKLILSVVGMAGSGKSEVVKYLVKKLNWPVVYLGAITFEWMKKRKIPVNYANEKKAREQIRRENGGMGAYAKLSLPKITALLKKNQGVIVESLYSWSEYKIFKEKFGDKFKVVAAIASPAIRFKRLKARKNERPMKNFAEFKTRDYSEIENIEKGGPIAMADYPVINESSLKDLQKKIDAVI
- a CDS encoding dihydrofolate reductase, with the translated sequence MISMICAVGRNREIGFKNRLLWDLKGDMKHFVETTRGKTVIMGETTYHSLFIKPLPGRRNIVLTLDKNLQAPGCEISFDLKAIAEKYKNTPEEVFIIGGASIYKQFLPYADKLYLTLVDDAPEADTFFPDYSEFKIISDGELKEENGIKFKFAELKK
- a CDS encoding GNAT family N-acetyltransferase, encoding MLKIRKAKISDSDKILKILRQTPELQGSRHHVDAEYTKNYVTDCIRDTRENCVLVAVDGKEIIGVITLEIYLKKKFSHLTDIAIVSGYRRKGIGGQLYQACEKILKKKKINAVAGITQADNKIMRSFCAKHQLDMGKEMYYFEKKLK
- the thyA gene encoding thymidylate synthase, which encodes MHPEQQYLDLIKDIMANGTDKELFFTPEVLAEYKKKGEEPPYIRSVFGRQIRFDLSRGFPLLTTKKVFARGIFEELIWFLSGDSNIKYLADRDVHIWDEWAWKKYHKYCLTNAPKDDLSQADFIAKIKSLPADDPFVKKWGDLITIYGRMWRRWPASDGREIDQLGWCIEGLKNKPFRKSYVVSAWNPDFIYTMASEKNKNEVPPFCHTTYQFAVTHGNRLNLGLYQRSADTFLGVPFNIAGYALLLLMVAQVTGLEPGEFVHTFGDVHLYSNHFKQAKLQLSRDPKPLPKIKLNPAIKNIDDFKYEDIEIIDYNPHPAIKAEIANIGGF